The Litorilinea aerophila DNA window TGCAACACAGAAAGCGAGAAGGAGACATGGCTGCGACGGCGAAATTTCTGGCTGTAGATCTGGGTGCATCCAACGGACGGGTCTTGCTGGCCGAATGGGATGGCCGCCGATTTCACCTGCAGGAGTTACATCGCTTCGCCAACGGGCCGGTTCAGGTTCGAGGCCGCCAGTACTGGAATGCCCTGGGCCTATGGCAGGAGATCCAGCAGGGTCTGGCCCGCTATGCCGCCCGCTTCCATGAGGCGCCGGCCGGCGTGGGGATCGACACCTGGGGCGTGGACTTCGCGCTGTTGGATGCCCACGGCCATCTGCTGGGCAATCCGGTCCACTACCGGGATGCCCGCACCAACGGCATCCCCGAAGTGGCCTTCGCCACGGTCCCCAGCGACGAAATTTTCCAGCAGACCGGCATCCAGTTCATGCAGATCAACACCCTCTTCCAGCTCTTCAGCATGCGGCACCACGGGGACCCTCTGCTGGACCAGGCGGAGACCCTCCTGATGATGCCGGATCTGTTCCACTACTGGCTGACGGGAGAGCGGGTGGCCGAGTACACCATCGCCTCCACCAGCCAGCTCCTCCACGCGGTGGAGCGGCGTTGGGCCACCGGGCTGGCCGCGCGGCTGCGCCTGCCCACCCAGATCCTGCCCCCCATCGTAGAGCCGGGTACCGTGCTGGGTTCGGTGGTGCCGGACGTGCTGGCAGAGACAGGCCTGCAGGGACCGGTGCCGGTCATTGCGCCCGGCAGCCACGACACGGCCAGCGCGGTGGCGGCCATCCCCGGCCTGGACGAGCGCAGCGTCTACATCAGCAGCGGCACCTGGAGCCTGATGGGGGTGGAGATCCCAGAGCCCATCATCACCCCCACCGCCCGGGCGCTCAACTTCACCAACGAGGGCGGCGTGGCTGGCACCATCCGCCTGCTCAAGAATATCGCCGGCCTGTGGCTGTTGCAGGAGTGTCGCCGTCAGTGGCAGCGGGAAGGCCGGGAGTACAGTTGGGAGGAGCTCCTGGCCCTGGCCGAACAGGCGCCCCCCTTCCGCTCCCTGGTGGATCCGGATGCGCCCGACTTCCTGAACCCGGACAACATGGTGGAGGCCATCCGGCGCTACTGCCGGCGCAGCGGGCAGCCGGTACCCGAGGATGTGGGCAGCGTGGTGCGCTGTTGCCTGGAAAGCCTGGCCCTGCGCTATCGCTGGGTGTTGGACGCCCTGGAGCAGTTGACGGGACGTCGTCTGGAGGTAGTACGCATCGTGGGAGGCGGCAGCCAGAACCGGCTGCTCAGCCAGTTTGCCGCGGATGCCTGCCAGCGGCCGGTGGTGACGGGGCCGGTGGAGGCCACGGCGTTGGGCAACGTTATGGTCCAGGCCATCGCCGCCGGTCACCTGGCCAACGTGGCCGAAGGGCGGAGCGCCATTGCGGCCTCGGTGGCCCAGGAACGCTTCGAGCCGGGGCCGGTCGCCGGCTGGGAGGAGGCCTTCGGTCGTTTCTTGCAGCTGGCAGAAGGGGCGTGAATGGGGAGCCATGGGTTTCACAGATGAACACAGATTTTTTCGCCCCTATCTGTGTCATCTGTAGTTGAATGTCAAGGGCGCTTTCGAGGGCCCCGGCCATTTTAAGGTTGGGGCCCTCGCCTGTTATAATGAAGGTCGAAGGCTGTTTCATGAAAGTGCTTTCGGACGTTGGTGTTGATCCGTCCGATGCAGAATTTGTCTGGCACTTTAAAAGAGGAGCTCTTCGCAAGGCCGACTGCTTTACACTCACGCCAAGGCCCATCCGTCGTTGATGCCTCGCACACTCTGGCGTAAGTACCCTGGCAGAAATCCAGCAGCTTTCTCCCCAGCCGAGACTATCGATGGATTTTTGTCAGGATTGACTCGGGGTTGTCATACCACTGGATCAGCAACCACTGGATTAGAGAAACGTGTATCGACGTAAGCTAAACCGAGCCTGGGAAACATTGCGGTCCATGCCGGTGCCTGCCATCGCATCGGATCGCCTGGTCGATTTGCACAACGATTTGATTCACTACGACACGGTCATTGCCAACCAAATGCGCGAGTATTTGCGCGGCAATCCCATCAACCGCCACAAGCTGGTCATTGATACGGAGTTGGAAGAGGCGCTGCGCTCCTTCAAGGCCGAAACACCGGCCGAAGTGGAGTGTCGCCGGGAGCTCCTGCGGTACAAACGGCGCATCGACGACGTGGTTCGGGAGCTGTTACGGGTCAACGATGACCGCATCGTGACCAAGTAAAGATCTGCCCGGCCGGTCCAGGGATGTCCAGGACCGGCTCTCCTCTTGTCATTTCATATCCCACCCCATTTTGCCCCAGGGCGGGCATCCATGGATGCTGCCTCTCTTCAGATGGGATCCTGGGGCTCTCCCTCAAACCTTTAAATGTAAATGCCGGACGTATCCTCAGCGTTCAGGTGCGATCTCTTCAAACAAGAGCGACTCGTCCCGAGGGCCGATGTAACCACACTCCCCCACCCGGGGTGAGTTGACCACCGGTAGAAAAGCCTCGTCCCAATCTTTGTGCTTCTTTGCATGGGTATCGCAGTAGGTCTCGTATCCTCCACTCCAGACGTTCAACCACCTTCCCGGCTGCTGGCACTTGATGCAGGGGTAGACCGGCGCATAATTGCGGGCCAACACCCGCACCTCTTTCTGGGGCGGGCTGCCCTTCCGTTCACCCACGACCTTGAGCTGTAGTTCTGTAGTGGTGCCGAAGTCGTATTCATAGAGAAAGGTCTTGCCCACCGAGAGCACCCTGTCCAGCCTGGTTTTCATGCTTGCGGTGGGGCGGGCGGCGCCAAAGATGTCCTTCCACATGGCATCCACCATGCCGGTGTCCAATTCATAGGAGACGTTATCGATGGTGAAGGCACTCAAATGGCCGCAGCATTCCAGCCAGGTGGCCCGTAAGAAGTTGTCCAGCTTCGCCAGAGTCGTACTGGCCGGGATCTCCAGATGCATCCAGTACGCGGGGGCATAGCGCCCCTGGACGGAAAGATGGAAGAGACGTACCGGGCGGTCCGGGCTGCTGTCATGCTCGTGGACACACTTCTTCAAATGGCGGGAGATGGTGTTTTTGGCAAATGGTTTGCCGCATAGGAAGCATTTGCCATAGGAAATGGTGCGGGATCGGGTTGCCATATATTCCCTCCTCATCATTTGGGAACAAGTGGGCCTGTCTCCTCGCCAGCCCTGCCCGGAAAGACTCGGCCCCAACCGCTGTTGCCTCCTTGCGCCTTTGCGTTCAAAGTACCCTTTTCCCAAGGCTGTCCCCTCCCCCAGTCGTCTACGGGAGGGGAAGATCCCTGCGGAGTAGATCCTCCAGGCTTTCACGCCGCTGGATCAAATGGGCCTGGCCCTGGTGCACCCACACCACGGCCGGGCGCCGGGCGCCGTTGTAGTTGCTGCCCATGGCCAGGTGGTAGGCGCCGCTGACCGGCACCGCCACCAGCTCGCCCGGGGCCAGCTCTGGCAGGGGCAAGCCTTCAATCAGGACATCCCCGCTCTCGCAATAGGGGCCGGCCAGCCAGGCGAGGTCCGCCGGCGGCCGCCAGGGCTCCTGGACCGGCAGCGCCGAGTAGCGCGCGCCGTAAAGGGCGGGCCGGGGATTGTCGGCCATGCCGCCGTCCAGGAGCAGCCAGCGGCGGTGGGCCGTTCGCTTGACCGTTCCCACCCGATAGACGGCCACGCCGGCCCGGGCCACCAGACTGCGGCCTGGCTCCAGGTGAAGCCGGGGCAGTGGCAGGGAACGCTTCTGACAGCCATGGACCAGCGCCTGGGCGATGAAGGCCACGTAATCAACGATGGCCGGATGGGGCAGCTCGTCCTCGTGGTAGGCCACGCCCCAACCGCCCCCCGGACAGATCACCTGGGGCGTCCACCCCTGTCGCTCTCGGAGCAGGTCCACCAGATCCAGCACCCGCTCCAGGGCCGGGCCAATGGGGGCCGGATCCCGGAATTGGGAACCCTGGTGAAAGTGGATGCCCGTCAGGGGAAGGCCATGGCGCTGGCACAGCGCCACCGCCTCCATCACCTCATCGCCGTCCATGCCAAATTTGCTGTCTTCCTGTCCGGTCTGGCGATAGGCATGGGTCTCCACCGCCACGCCCGGGCGAACCCGCAGCCACAGGTCGGGCAGGGGGGACGTAGCCTGCCGGGCCAGGGTGACAATGCGGGTCAGCTCGGTCAGGTTGTCCACCACCACCACACCCGCCCGGGCCAGGGCCATGGCCAGGTCCTCCTGGCTCTTGTTGACGCCGTGAACCAGCAGACGCTCCCGTGCCACGCCGGCCGCCCCGGCGATGTGTAACTCGCCCGCGCCCGTACAATCCAGCCAGAGGCCCTGGCGCTGCACCCACTGGGCCACCGCCAGGCAGAGCAACGCCTTTCCGGCAAAGGTGATGCCGCTGGGGCCGGGGTAGTGGGCCTTCAGGGCTGCCCCATAAGCGGCGGCCGCTCGATCCATGGTGGTCTGGTCCAACACGTAGAGGGGTGTGCCGTAGCGGTCGGCCAGCTCTGCCAGATTACAGCCGGCGACGGCCAGGGTGGGCAGGCCATCGTCCGGGGTGATGACCGTGGTCGTTTCCGGAAAAAGCTCCAGGCGTCGGTGGTTCATAGGATCACCAGCACAATGCCCGCCAGGGTGATCAGCACGCCCAAGATGCTCGTCATGCTGGGGATCTCGTGGAGCAGGAGAACGCCCAGCAAGATCCCGCCGGTGACCTCCTGGGTGGCGATGAGGTTGGCGGCCGTGGCCGGCACTCGACGCAGGGCCGCGTTGTACAGGGTATGGCCCAGCCCCAGGGGGAAGAGGCCCAGGGCCACCACACTGGCCACCGCCTGCCAGGTATAGCCACCGGGCGTGAAGTGGAGGGTGGCCGCCGGCAGCAACCACAGTCCGGCCAGGGCGTAGACCGTGCCGGCATAGGCAAAGAGGGGATAGCGATCCCGCTGGCTGCGGCCGGCCACGCTGTATAGCCCGAAGCAGATGGCGCTGCCCAGGGCCAGCAGATCGCCGATCCACATGCGGCGATCGAAGGTGGGCTCGAAGCCGGTCAGAAAGGCCACACCTGCCACGGTGAGCAACGTCCCGCCCCATTGGCGCCGGTTGAGGCGTTCGTTGAGAAAGAGCCAGGAAAAGAGGGCTACAAAGATGGGCGCCGTGTAGACGATGGCCAGGCTGTGGGCGATGGTGGTGTATTCCAGGGAGGCAATGTAAAAGCCAAAGTGCAGCGCGGCGATCAGGCCGTACCCGGCGAAGCGGGGCCAGTCCTGGCGGCCGGGCAACCGCTGGCGGAGGCGCCAGGCCAACAGCAACACCACCCCGCCTGCGCAGAGCATGCGGCCAGCCGTGATCTCATAGCTGCTCAGGCTGGCCGCCGCCCAGCGGACCAACACCGGGCTGGTGCTGAAGAAGAAGACGGCGATGACCACGTAGAGGATGCCCTGCCGCTCGTCGGCGGTGAGAGCCCGGTGGCCACGCTGGGATTGGATGCCGGAAAGTCGCGTGCCCACGACGGTTTAGAAGCTGCCGGGGGTGATGGCCACGTAGATGAGGCTGAGCACCATGCTGATGACGATCAGCAGGCTCAACGCGTAAAAGATCTTTTCGTTGCGGCTGTAACGTTTTTTGGGACTCATGGTTGCCTGAAAACTCCTCTGTGAATGGTCAATTGGAACGGCCGGACGCTCCCATTCCCTCTGCCATTCGGGGCCATCGAAGCTACGCCAGAACGCGCGGAGAGCGCCAGCCAGAAGGGATTATACCATACGTCCCCGCTACCGGCGGACGGCGGCGCAAAGCTGACTCGCCGCTGTGGGCTCCAACAGGCAGTACGCCTCCAAAGTGAGCTCTCTGCTTGGTCCATGGGAACACCGGTGATACACTGGGGGCATGGTTCCTTCGCGTCTGGCTGCTGTGGCCTGGGCGGCCCTGGCTTTGATGGTCGGCGGCAGCCTGCTCGCCTATCTGCTGGGGTCGGTGCCGCCTACCCTGGCCGACAATCGCTTGAATATCCCGGCTGTGACCCTCTTCTTCCTGGGCCTTTTTCTGCTCAGTGGCGGCCTGGCCAGCCTCATCGCGCTGGCGCTCCACAGCCGCTGGCCCACCCTGGCCGGCGTCCGCAGCAGGCGTGCCAGGCCGGCACCGGGCGTGGCGTTGCGTCAGGGCGTGTTGCTGGCCGTGGCCGTTTTGGCGCTGGCCCTCCTGGCCTTCTTCCAGTTTCTGGACGTGGTTTTCGTCCTGGTGACATTTCTCCTGGTGGGGCTTCTGGAGGCCTTCCTGCAGAGCCGGGGGCGATAGAAAAGCTAATCCCTTCGGGCTTCTTCCACCTGGATGGGGCCCAGCAGGAAGCGGTCGGCCCCTTCGGCCCCAGGACTGGCCAGCAAAGAAAGGCGGTCCAGATCCGGCCAGGTGTACAGGCCCAGCTCCAACTGGTAGATGCCGGGCGGCGCCTGGGGAGAGACCACCAGCTCATGGATATCCTCCACCACCTGGCCCGGCGACCACGCCTGGGTGGGGGACACCGGACGGCCGTCGTGGCCGCCGTGCATCTGGCCGCCGACATCCAGCAGATGGACGAAGGTGGTGTAGTCGCCGTGGATGGGCCCCCGGGCCCGCCAGTACAGGGTCACGGTCAGGGGCTCACCAGGGCGCAGGCGACGCCGGGATAGGGTGTAGCCCGCCAGGGTGATGTTGTCATCGAAGGCAATCTCCAGGGGATTGGGCGTGAGGCCAGGCGGCGTGGCGATTTCCACCCGGCCAAAACGGAGCGCATCATCAACGGCTGTCGCCTGCAGGTCGGGTGAAGCGGCCTCCACCTGCACTGGCAGACGATGGCCGGCTGTGACGCCCGTGGCCGAATCCCCCGGAAGGTACATGCCGATGGCCCAGTGGGCCTGGTTGGGCGTGTAGGCCGTGGGGGGGATCCGGACCAGGTATCGCTCCACCCGGAGTTCCCCTGGATGCCACTGGCTGGTGGGGTAGAGGCCGCCGCCGGGCATGGTGTCATACTGGGCCACGATCAGGCCGTCCTCATCCACCAGATGAACAAAAATGGAGTAATCCTCGGCGGGGACCTGGCGGGCCTTCCACGCCACGGTCACCGTCGCGGTCTGGCCCGGCAGGAGCCGGTCGGGCTGGGTGGCCACGCCCTGTACGATGAAGGCATCCCCCAGCCGTGCCGTGATGGGCGTCAACTCTGCGGCCAGGTGCGCCTGGGCAGGAGGCGGCCGGTAGGCCGGCGCGATGACCAGTGGCGGCGTGAGCAGGCTCAAGCCGGCCAGGAGCGTCGCCACTCCCCAGCCCAGTCCCGGGAGCGGCCAGCGTCCCAGACCGATGACCATGCCCAGGGCCAGGGTCGGCGCTGCGGGAAAGAAGTACCGCCCCTGGGCCGCTGGCGCAATGCGCATGAAGCGCAGCCAGGAGATCAGGAGTACCACCCCCCACAGCCCCAGCAGGAGCATGGCCCAATCCCGCTCCCTTAGCCGGATGCCCCGTCGCCAGCGCCCGATAGCCGCCCACAGGAGTCCACCAGCGATCAGCAGTTCCAGCCCTCGGAACAGCAGATAGACCGGCGCCGGGTAGGGGACATTGAACCAGCCGAACAGGCCCCAGAAGGAACGTTCCAGGCTTTCCAGCTCCCCGAAGATGGTGCGCCAGTCGGCCGGCTCCACCCGGAGCAGGATGTTGGCCTGCCAAATGTTCCAGGCCAGGGGATCGCCGTAGAGTTGCCAGTTGCGCACATACCACCAGCCGCCGATGGCCAGGGCTGGCGCCGCCGTCCACCAGGCGCCTTCCCAAAAGAGACGCCAGGAGCGCGCCCGCCAGCTCAGGCCGATCACGGCCAGGGCCGTCAACCCCAACAGGCCCAACACGCTCAACTTGCTGAGCACGGCCAGCCCCAGCAGAACGCCCAGGACGGCCAGCTCTCGACGGGGGATGGCCCTTTCTCCGCCGGGAATGGGAGCGATGATGAGGCTGGTCAGCCGCCAAAGGACCAGGGCTGCCAGCGCGTTAACGGCCCCGTCGTTGCTGGCAGCGGCGCTGATGAAAACAAACTGGGGGATGAAAGCCACCAGGGCGGCACCCAACAGAGCCTGCCGGCCATCCAGGAGCAGGGCAAGGGTTCGATAGACGGCCCATATGGTGACCGCGCCCAGGGCCACCGAGAAAAATCGAGCCAGATGCAGGGCCAGGATGGCCCCTCGCCAGGGCCATTCCTCATCCCGGTGGTGAATCAGGTAATTGCGATTGGCCTCTGCGTCCGGCCGGCCGATGGCGGCGTGGGGATTGGCCCGCCGATAGATCGCGGGGAAGTCGCTCTGGTCTATCCAACTGGTCAAGGCCGCGGCCACCAGGTAGTACCCCGGCGCCTGGACGCCCTGTTGTCGCCAGAGGGCCTGGGTGTTGGGCTCGGAAACGGGCAGCCCCTGGCCAGTGGCCAGGTGGTGGATGAAGGCGAAATGCCAGATCTCATCTGGCGTCTCAAAGGGGGGAACCACCACACTGGTCCAGCCGGCCAGCAGCACAAAGATCGCCAGGAGCACACCGATCCCCCGGCCAGATTGGGGTGGCGTGGGCGGCATGGTTGGACGCATGGATTGGGAACCGGCCATGGTGGTTTATGGCTGGGAGCGGGGCGCGGGTGCCCGTCCGTTGTGCTTGGGCGGACGCCACACGAAGAGGTAGTAGAACAGGCTGTAGAGATAGCGCTGCCACACGTCGATGACCCGGAAGTTGGATTCGCCGTTGGCGCGCACATACTCGTGGGTGGCCACCTCCACCAGGCGATAGCCCCGGCGCAGGGTTTTGATGATCATCTCCTGCTCGATGGTGGTGATGTCCTCCTGCAGATCCAGGTCCAGGGCGACTTCCCGGCGCAGGGCCCGAAACCCGTTCTGACAGTCGGTCAGGCGCACGTTCTGGGTGTAGTTGATGCTCAGGGTGATGACCTGGCTGCCAAAGAGGCGGACAAATTGGTGGATAGTGGCGTGAAGTTCATCGCTGCCGCCCAGCATGCGTGAGCCAGAGACGTGGTCGGCCCGGCCTTCGACAATGGGCTGGATCAGGGCTGGAATGTCATCCGGGTTGTGGGAGCCGTCCGCGTCCATGAAGACCAGGATATCTCCCCGGGCTTCCCGAATGCCACAGCGGATGGCCGCCCCTTTGCCCCGTCCGTCGTCCAGGATGACCCGGGCGCCGCAGGCCTGGGCGATTTCCCGGGTTCCATCGCTGCTGTGGCCGTCCACCACCAGCAGCTCGTCGGCGTGGGGGGCTGCCCGCACCAGCACCGGCAGGAGGTTGGCCGCTTCATTGCGGGTGGGCACGATGACTGAAATGGTGTAGTGTTTGCCGTCCGGCCCGATACGCTGCACTTCTCGGGGCCGGGTGGCCTGATGATACCACTGGGGCAACCGGGTTGTCACGTCAGTCCGCCACTCACTTGTCTGTTCATCTTCCATCGGGATACGTCCCGGCGACAGCGCGCCGCTGCCGTAGTAGAGTACTGGCAATTGATGGAATGTCCAAATTCCACGGGGCCGGACTGTCTCATATGACACAGATTTCACAGATAGCAAGGACCTACAAACCGGGTCCTTTCGCGGCTGGCGACAGCGGGCGGGCACGGCGGCCCGCCCCTACGAAACCGGTACCCTGTCGTAGGCAAGGCGAATCATGATTCGCCCCTACATACTGCGCAGGCGTCGCCGTCCCTCACCTGTCCGGATTGGGTGCAATACGTGTGTAGGGCGGGTCTCTGGCCCGCCGTGGGTAGCTGGATCGACAGCGACAGCAGGCGGGCACGGAGGCCCGCTGTCGCCAGCCGCGAAATCTGTGGCTCGGATCTGCAAAGGGAGTGGAAGGGGAAAGCGGACCTGGCTAAGGCTGGAAATTGGCAAAGGGCTGGGGATGGGGTAAAAATTCAGGGAGATCCTAGTACAGGCGGAAAGGAGCAGTCAATGCCGTCACCATTCACCTCACCAACTGGCCCGGCGTTGCCGGAATTCACCCAGGCTGAGATCACCATCCTGGGGCTGGGCCCCGGTGATCCAGGTGGTCTCACCCTGGCAGGGTGGCAGGCCCTGCAGCAGGCCGCCCGGATCCTGCTGCGGACCCGTCAGCATCCCTGTGTCGATTTCCTGGCAGCCCACTTTTCTTTGGAAAGCTGCGACGACCTCTACGAGACCCACGAGGACTTTGCGGACATTTACTCGGCCATCGTGGAACGGGTGCTGTCCGCAGCCCGTCCGGGCGAGCGCGTGGTCTACGCGGTGCCGGGCCATCCCTGGGTTGGTGAAGCCACCACGCCCCGCATTCTGGCTGCGGCCCAGGAACAGGGACGCTCGGTCCAGGTTCTGGGCGCGGAAAGTTTCGTCGTCCCCTCCCTGGCGGCCGTCGGCGTGGACATCATGGATGGCGGCCAGGTGGTGGATGCCATGATCTTGGCCCGGCAGCACCATCCCCAGGTGGAGGTAGGCCTGCCGCTCCTGGTGGGGCAGATCTATGCCCGCTGGCTGGCTTCCGACGTGAAGCTGACCCTGATGAATGCCTACCCCGACGATCATCCGGTGACCCTGATCTACCGGGCCGGCACCCGGGAGCAGCGGACCGCCACCATGCCCCTCCATGCCCTGGACCAGCACGAGGATTTCGACCATCTGACCAGCCTCTACCTGCCGCCTCTCCATCACGGGAGTTTTACCGCCCTGCAGGAGATCGTGGCCCACCTGCGGGCGCCGGAGGGCTGCCCCTGGGATCAGGAACAGACCCTGGAGAGCCTGCGCCAGGACCTGTTGGGGGAATGTGCCGAGGTATTGGAGGCCATCGACATGGAGGCAGCGGGCGAGGAGAATGGCGCCCATATCGCCGAGGAGTTGGGCGATGTGCTGCTGGTGGCCACCATGATGGTGCAGATCGCTACAGAGGAGGGCCGCTTTAAGATGGCCGACGTGATCCGTCCCCTGCTGGAGAAGCTGATTCGCCGCCATCCCCACGTCTTCGGCGACACCGTCCTGGGCGACGCCGGGGTGGATGCGGTGGATCAGGTGTTGACCAACTGGGAGCAGATCAAGGCGGCGGAGCGGGCCGCCAGGGGCGAAATCCGCAGCGGGCCCCTGGACGGCATCCCGGCCCACCTGCCCGCCCTGGAAAAGGCCCGCAAGCTCCAGTCCCGGGCCGAGCGGGCCGGGCTACTGGCCCCGGACACGGTGGCATCCGAAGTGGCAGCCCTCTTCAGCCCCAATCCCGACGCCCAGGCGGTGGGCGAGCGGCTGTGGGCGCTGGTGGCCTTTGCCCGCCAACATGGCATCAACCCAGAGGATGCCCTGCGCACCTACCTGGTCCAGTTCCGCCAGCGCCATGGAAGCTGACGGAACTGGACCTACACGGAATGTATCCAGCCGCCCATTTTTCTGGACGAAAAAAGCCAATGGTGCTACACTTGAGGCTGATCATCTATGCGCCCGTAGCTCAGCGGATAGAGCACTGGTCTTCGGAACCAGGTGTCGGGGGTTCGAATCCCTCCGGGCGTGCTCAGTCACGAGGCTTCTGCCTCATTCACTCCGCTGTCGGGGATCGAACGCATCCCGCAGCCCATCTCCCAGGAAGTTAAAAGCCAGGACCGTCAGCGTCAGCGCCACCGCCGGCACAAAGGTGATGTGGGGTGACGAGCGGATGGACTGATACCCCTCGTTGAGCATGATGCCCCAGCTAGGTGTGGGCGCGTCCACGCCCAGGCCAATGAAGCTCAGAAACGCCTCGGTCAGAATGTAGCCCGGGATCTGCAGGGTTTCCTGGACGATACAGGGACCCAAAATGTTGGGCAGGAGGTGGCGGAAAAGGATGTGGTGCGGCCGGTCGCCGATGGCCCGGGCTGCTTCCACAAATTCCTTTTCCTTGTAGGCCAGGGTCTGCCCCCGGGCGATCCGGGCCATGCCGATCCAGTTCAGCGCGCCGATGGCGATGAAGACGAAGAGCAACCCGCCCAGGGCCTGGTTGATGTCCAGGATAAAGCCCACGAAGCCCGTGGCATCCCCACGGCGGGCCACCGCCTTGAAGTAGACCTGCATCAGGATCACGACGATGATGATGGGCAGACCGTAGAGAAAGTCCACGATGCGCATCATCAATTCGTCGATGCGTCCCCCGGCATAGCCAGAGATGAGGCCGTAGGTGAGGCCGATGACCAGGCTCACCGTGGCAGCCACCACAGCCACCGCCAGGGAGATGCGGGTCCCATACAAGGTGCGGGTCAGAAGATCCCGGCCCAGCTGGTCAGCCCCCAGGACGTAGACAAATCCTTCCAGGTTCGGGTTCTTGGAAAGCGCGCCCGGTGGCGCGTTGTTGTCCTGCAGGGTCTGTTTGGCGTAGGCGGGCTGGTTGGTGCGGGCCAGCTCGGCGCTGAAGCCTTGCAGGGTGTAGGGGTTGATGTAGTCGGCCAGCAGGGCCAGCAGGGTCAACAGGATGATGAAGGCCCCTGCGATGGTGGCCGCCCGGTTATGGAGAAGGCTGCGCCAGGCATCGCTCCATGGGCTGCGGGACTTGCCCTGCAGCGCAGCCACGTTCGGTTTTAAGCTCTGTTCTGCGACAGCCAAAAGACTTGCTCCTCTTGCGCGTCAAAGGCTCATAGGGCGAACCGTCAATCGTACCGGATGCGAGGATCCAGCCAGGCGTACAGAATGTCCACCACCAGGTTGGCTACCACCAACAAGGTGGCATAGACCACTGTGACGCCGGTGATCAGCGGGTAATCCCGGTTGCCGATGCTGGTGATGAAGTGCTTGCCCATGCCCGGAATCCCAAAGATGAATTCGGTGACAAAGGAACCCGTCACCACGGCGATGGTCAGCGGCCCCAGGATGGTCACCACCGGGATCAGGCTGTTTTTCAGGGCGTGGCGGACCACCACCACGTTCTCCGCCAGCCCTTTGGCCCGGGCCGTGCGGATGTAATCTTCCCGGATCACCTGGAGCAGACTGGCCCGGGTCAGCCGGGCGATGCTGGCTGAGAGGGCAGTGCCCAGGGCAATGGTGGGCAGGGTGGCATGGGCCCAGAACTTCAGGTCGGGGATGGGTATGAAGCCCAGCAGGAAGGGCGGCTTGGCGCCCCAGGTGGAGACGGGGAACCAGTTCAGCTTCAGCGCGAAGATCCAGATCAGCAGGGGGCCCAAGACCAGGTTGGGAATGGACAGGCCGATAATGGCGAAGAAACTGCTGGTGTAGTCCAGCCACGTGTTCTGACGCAGCGCGGCCAGCGTTCCCAGAGGGATGCCGATGATCAAGGCCAGCCCCATGGAGAGGATGCCCAACTGGAGGGAAATGGGGAAGGATTCCCCCACGATTTCGTTGATGCTTCGCCCCCGCTGTCGCATGGAGATACCCAGGTCGCCCCGGATCAGGCCCCGGGATACACCCAGCTGGTAGCTTTGCAACACGGCGTCGCAGCCGGGGATGACGGGCATGCCTTCGCAGATGAAGCCGGCCACATCGTCGCCCAGCAGGTAGGACGTAAACTGCCACAAAAGTGGCCAGTCCAGGTGGTGGCGTCGCTCCAGATTTTCGGTAACAGCTCTCGGTAATGCTTTGTCGCCGGCAAAGTCAAAGGGACCACCCGGGATGATGCGCATCAGCGCAAAAACGGTGAAAGTCAACAGCAGTAGCACCGGGATGGACCAGATAATGCGCCGGATAATGTAACGGTACATGGTCGAAATCTCACTCGCCAGATTCAATCACATGGACCCGGGTGGGCGACCCGCAGATCGCCCTACTACGGGAGGGCCAATGGGAATCGGGTGGTACCGGGTATGCCCGGCACCACCCGATTTGGTGGAAAGACTTACTGGCCTCGTGC harbors:
- a CDS encoding ABC transporter permease, which produces MYRYIIRRIIWSIPVLLLLTFTVFALMRIIPGGPFDFAGDKALPRAVTENLERRHHLDWPLLWQFTSYLLGDDVAGFICEGMPVIPGCDAVLQSYQLGVSRGLIRGDLGISMRQRGRSINEIVGESFPISLQLGILSMGLALIIGIPLGTLAALRQNTWLDYTSSFFAIIGLSIPNLVLGPLLIWIFALKLNWFPVSTWGAKPPFLLGFIPIPDLKFWAHATLPTIALGTALSASIARLTRASLLQVIREDYIRTARAKGLAENVVVVRHALKNSLIPVVTILGPLTIAVVTGSFVTEFIFGIPGMGKHFITSIGNRDYPLITGVTVVYATLLVVANLVVDILYAWLDPRIRYD